One Pseudodesulfovibrio cashew DNA window includes the following coding sequences:
- the purD gene encoding phosphoribosylamine--glycine ligase: protein MKILVVGSGGREHALCWKLSQNPKVERILCAPGNGGTAQVGENVPVKDDDIPALVRLAREEEVDLVVAGPEMPLVLGLENALRQEGIPCFGPSAYAANLEGSKAFSKNVMADAGVPTAPFRVFDEFDPAVAFIKEKGAPIVVKADGLAAGKGVVVASTEEEAIEAVEEMMVKKAFGSAGDRVVIEEALKGEEASFLAFCDGLHYALLPSSQDHKAIYEGDTGPNTGGMGAYSPAPILPKEKYAETAELCIAPILKYLAAKGEPFKGVLYAGLMYTENGPSVLEYNVRFGDPECQPLLMRLETDLLEIMFACIDGKLDQVDVVSTPQTACGVVMAAEGYPGSYPKGMEITGLDQADAMEGVKVFQAGTQLKDGKIVTSGGRVLCVTALGDDLAAAREKAYQAVDKVHFDQSYYRRDIADKGLKRLK from the coding sequence ATGAAGATATTAGTTGTTGGCAGCGGCGGCCGCGAGCACGCGTTGTGCTGGAAACTGTCCCAGAACCCCAAGGTGGAGCGCATCCTGTGCGCCCCCGGCAACGGCGGCACGGCCCAGGTGGGCGAGAACGTGCCGGTCAAGGACGACGACATTCCGGCGCTGGTCAGACTGGCCAGGGAAGAGGAAGTGGACCTGGTCGTGGCCGGGCCTGAAATGCCTCTGGTTCTGGGCCTGGAGAACGCCCTGCGGCAGGAAGGCATTCCCTGCTTCGGGCCGAGCGCCTACGCCGCCAACCTGGAGGGCTCCAAGGCCTTCTCCAAAAACGTCATGGCCGATGCGGGCGTGCCCACCGCGCCGTTCCGCGTCTTTGACGAATTCGATCCCGCCGTGGCCTTCATCAAGGAGAAGGGCGCGCCCATCGTGGTCAAGGCCGACGGCCTGGCCGCGGGCAAGGGCGTCGTCGTCGCCTCCACCGAAGAAGAGGCCATCGAGGCAGTGGAAGAGATGATGGTCAAGAAGGCCTTCGGCTCGGCAGGCGACCGCGTGGTCATCGAAGAGGCCCTCAAGGGCGAGGAGGCCTCGTTCCTGGCATTCTGCGACGGGCTGCACTACGCCCTGCTGCCCTCCAGCCAGGACCACAAGGCCATCTACGAGGGCGACACCGGCCCCAACACCGGCGGCATGGGCGCCTATTCCCCGGCCCCGATCCTGCCCAAGGAAAAATACGCCGAGACCGCAGAGCTCTGCATCGCTCCCATTCTCAAATATCTCGCCGCCAAGGGTGAACCCTTCAAGGGCGTGCTCTACGCCGGACTCATGTACACCGAGAACGGCCCGTCCGTGCTCGAATACAACGTCCGCTTCGGCGATCCCGAGTGCCAGCCCCTGCTCATGCGCCTGGAGACCGATCTGCTGGAAATCATGTTTGCCTGCATCGACGGCAAGCTGGACCAGGTGGACGTGGTATCCACCCCGCAGACCGCCTGCGGCGTGGTCATGGCCGCCGAGGGTTACCCCGGCTCCTACCCCAAGGGCATGGAAATCACCGGGCTCGATCAGGCCGACGCCATGGAAGGGGTCAAGGTCTTTCAGGCCGGGACCCAGCTCAAGGACGGCAAAATCGTCACCTCCGGCGGTCGCGTGCTCTGCGTAACCGCTCTTGGCGACGACTTGGCCGCCGCCCGCGAGAAGGCCTACCAGGCCGTGGACAAAGTACATTTCGACCAGAGCTACTACCGCCGCGACATCGCGGACAAGGGCCTCAAGCGCCTGAAATAG
- the purE gene encoding 5-(carboxyamino)imidazole ribonucleotide mutase: MPKVVIFMGSLSDEEKMRPCSDLLSELGVDHVFTVSSAHRTPERTAKLVAEYEADGCQVFICAAGLAAHLAGAVAAKTTKPVLGVPLTASPLGGMDALLATVQMPPGFPVGTLALDKVGAKNAAWMAAQILALHDRELAAKIQAARDGFKASVEKAAASL; the protein is encoded by the coding sequence ATGCCGAAAGTAGTGATCTTCATGGGCTCCCTCTCGGACGAGGAGAAGATGCGCCCCTGTTCCGACCTGCTGTCCGAACTCGGCGTGGACCACGTCTTCACCGTGTCCTCGGCCCACCGCACCCCGGAACGGACCGCCAAGCTGGTCGCGGAGTACGAGGCCGACGGCTGCCAGGTCTTCATCTGCGCCGCAGGACTCGCCGCCCACCTGGCCGGAGCCGTGGCCGCCAAGACCACCAAGCCGGTGCTCGGCGTGCCTCTGACCGCCTCTCCGCTGGGCGGCATGGACGCCCTGCTCGCCACCGTGCAGATGCCTCCGGGCTTCCCGGTGGGCACCCTGGCCCTGGACAAGGTCGGCGCCAAGAACGCCGCCTGGATGGCCGCCCAGATCCTCGCCCTGCACGACAGGGAGCTGGCCGCCAAGATCCAGGCCGCCCGCGACGGCTTCAAGGCCTCCGTGGAAAAGGCCGCCGCCAGCCTGTAG
- a CDS encoding universal stress protein, whose protein sequence is MKLLVAVDENAYSRYAVHQAARLAANTWPDMVMLAIEKNRTYVDEDDLNPEEAHPKIRLLHRCRTDFLEALGPDVDLYGREEDLTLAHKPGKVLEENASGRKSFLLHLRHGDPVKAITAEARAEKSDLVIVGCGHHDAAWGRGSDVPGKVADAVECSVYIIRENMTPSRVVCCLDHAHVSQESLELINQWVTLYGAELEVAGVLKHGDLRENVEAKMTEVLDYYLDRGIQARVRVVDESSLEAFIEAGGENDLMALWLHHQSPLKRLFSTSKVASLVNHASSSMLILR, encoded by the coding sequence ATGAAGCTGCTTGTCGCCGTCGATGAGAACGCCTACAGCCGGTATGCGGTGCACCAGGCCGCCAGGCTGGCCGCCAACACCTGGCCCGACATGGTCATGCTGGCCATTGAAAAGAACCGCACCTACGTGGACGAGGACGACCTCAACCCGGAAGAGGCCCACCCCAAAATCCGACTGCTGCACCGCTGTCGCACGGACTTTCTCGAGGCGCTCGGACCGGATGTGGACCTCTACGGCCGGGAGGAAGACCTGACCCTCGCCCACAAGCCGGGCAAGGTGCTCGAAGAGAACGCCTCGGGCCGCAAGTCCTTCCTCCTGCACCTGCGCCACGGCGATCCGGTCAAGGCCATCACCGCCGAGGCCCGGGCCGAGAAAAGCGACCTGGTCATCGTCGGCTGCGGCCATCATGACGCCGCATGGGGCAGGGGATCGGACGTTCCCGGCAAGGTCGCCGACGCGGTCGAATGCTCGGTGTACATCATCCGCGAGAACATGACCCCGTCCAGGGTGGTCTGCTGCCTGGACCACGCCCATGTGTCGCAGGAATCCCTGGAACTCATCAACCAGTGGGTGACGCTCTATGGCGCAGAGCTGGAGGTGGCCGGCGTCCTGAAGCACGGGGACCTGAGGGAAAATGTGGAGGCCAAGATGACCGAGGTGCTGGATTATTATCTGGATCGGGGCATCCAGGCCCGCGTCCGGGTCGTGGACGAGAGTTCCCTTGAGGCCTTTATCGAGGCGGGCGGGGAGAACGATCTCATGGCCCTGTGGCTGCACCACCAGTCGCCCCTGAAGCGGCTTTTCTCCACCAGCAAGGTCGCCTCGCTGGTGAACCACGCCTCCTCGTCCATGCTCATCCTGCGCTAG
- a CDS encoding universal stress protein, whose product MDMMKALVPVEMTLASNVALRYLCQKAGLLGIGVQPIHVEEPDHKPHSSETGWIRKSWESGLRQAGMEEVQRVLKSEKLDCFVLPNPIVRVGSREDRILEELRMGGHDLFVEGEVVNFNTGEFRKRLRSKLYRQMPCPALIVRNMIQSDRVALMLDEKTDVEYLVAQFCKFFTDTGTDFDLCAYAMDDLHRDPHPDELLAEAGRILEKRGYAPAMAYTLLCGPDSASQALHDYGLLVAHMDRKSNRKSPLTEVLGLVSSPILLCW is encoded by the coding sequence ATGGACATGATGAAAGCCCTTGTCCCCGTGGAGATGACGTTGGCGTCCAATGTCGCCCTGAGATACCTGTGTCAGAAGGCCGGCCTGCTCGGCATTGGCGTTCAGCCCATTCACGTCGAGGAGCCGGATCACAAGCCGCATTCCTCGGAAACCGGCTGGATCCGCAAGTCCTGGGAATCGGGGCTGCGCCAGGCCGGCATGGAAGAGGTCCAGCGGGTTCTCAAGAGCGAGAAGCTGGACTGCTTTGTCCTGCCCAACCCGATCGTCCGCGTGGGATCGCGGGAGGACAGGATTCTCGAGGAGCTGCGCATGGGGGGGCACGACCTCTTCGTCGAGGGCGAGGTGGTCAACTTCAACACCGGGGAGTTCCGCAAGCGGCTCCGTTCCAAGCTCTATCGCCAGATGCCCTGCCCGGCCCTGATCGTGCGCAACATGATCCAGTCCGACCGCGTGGCCCTCATGCTCGACGAAAAGACCGACGTCGAATACCTGGTCGCCCAGTTCTGCAAGTTTTTCACGGACACCGGGACTGATTTCGACCTGTGCGCCTATGCCATGGACGACCTGCACCGGGACCCGCACCCGGACGAGCTCCTGGCCGAAGCCGGACGCATCCTGGAAAAGCGGGGCTATGCACCGGCCATGGCGTATACCCTGCTGTGCGGCCCGGACTCCGCCTCGCAGGCCCTGCACGATTACGGCCTGCTCGTCGCTCACATGGACCGGAAGTCCAACCGCAAGTCGCCCCTGACCGAGGTCCTGGGCCTTGTGTCCAGCCCGATCCTTTTATGCTGGTAA
- a CDS encoding response regulator has product MISSYKTSILILDDEPIVSKRLQPALEKMGYEIESFYKSAEAMERIRERSFDIVVTDLKMEGIDGMQFLAEVKRLSPSTEVIVITGFATMDTAKESMRKGVFDFLAKPFKLGEIQEVIRKAEEHIRCGS; this is encoded by the coding sequence ATGATCAGTTCATACAAGACAAGCATTCTCATCCTGGACGACGAACCCATCGTCAGCAAGCGGCTTCAGCCGGCCCTTGAGAAAATGGGCTATGAAATCGAGAGTTTTTACAAGAGTGCCGAGGCCATGGAGCGGATCCGGGAGCGGAGCTTCGACATCGTCGTCACCGACCTGAAGATGGAGGGGATCGACGGGATGCAGTTCCTCGCGGAGGTCAAACGGCTCTCCCCGTCCACCGAGGTCATCGTCATCACCGGATTCGCCACCATGGACACCGCCAAGGAGTCCATGCGCAAGGGCGTGTTCGACTTCCTGGCCAAGCCCTTCAAGCTGGGCGAGATCCAGGAAGTCATCAGGAAGGCGGAGGAGCACATCCGCTGTGGCTCGTAA
- a CDS encoding PEP/pyruvate-binding domain-containing protein has translation MLRLFEHIKNRLKGRRRERRSLSAVFGQFQHVLELNNRVLTTIASMHNKLGGSYIFDLQYLRSSRQYMVNTVRELIDAFDALAPGRYPELYVSFRSIRDKLDGELERRPVLPDIMAIPFEEIGAKDMDAVGAKSTRLGIIAETGTAQVPHGFAVTTAAYRLFMERNEILDVIKDSEEAWNSGELSAAEASGRIRSHILAGTIPSRLRKALNRELDALRRKLGDGEIRLAVRSSAWGEDGNLSFAGQYDSFLHVTPEDLHDAYRKVLASTYSPSAMEYRREYDFKPDEVFMAVSVQQMVEARTSGVAYSLSPVDPGRNSTDIAGTWGLGAPVVSGEVEVDRFVVSRDAGHAILSNSVADKALAMQGKPGGSVTMEPVPEDLRKVPCLSPEEVRLLADTAVRLERYFRKPQDIEFAFDSEGSLTVLQTRPLRIGRKEDGETPDLSQSLKRYPVLLSGEGEVAQQGVGSGPVFVAWEGRDLETFPDGAVLVAHLSSPQYAAILHRASGVITDIGSPLGHMATIAREYRVPTLLNASRATMVLEEGDVVTVDAEQKTVYRGEVRELRLHDYMRERMEETYEYRLLRRMLKLIEPLNLFDPEASNFTPQGCRTLHDIARFIHEKSVDILANIPNASASGEACPGGRLVLPVPLDLVVLDIGGGLAPECTGGLDGLKLRRTIQPDQVKSGTLHAFIDGVTLEGVWQSTPVPVDFSSFMSSMTRTFSAEAAGAKNIGQNLAVISEHYLHLSLKLGYHFTMIDCYESEDGTRNSIQFRFAGGVTGVTRRSRRARFLSEVLKTFDFSVTVKEDLVVARAKGWMARDLKRLMRILGILVAYTRQLDVSMVNDARIYEHCEEFERIVNEAVLN, from the coding sequence ATGCTGAGGTTGTTCGAACATATCAAAAACAGGCTGAAGGGGCGGCGGAGGGAACGGCGTTCCCTCTCCGCCGTCTTCGGCCAGTTCCAGCATGTGCTGGAGTTGAACAATCGCGTGCTGACGACCATCGCGTCCATGCACAACAAGCTCGGCGGCAGCTACATCTTCGACCTGCAATATCTCCGCAGCTCCAGGCAGTACATGGTGAACACGGTCCGTGAGCTGATCGACGCCTTCGACGCCCTGGCCCCGGGCCGGTATCCCGAACTCTACGTCAGCTTCCGGAGCATCCGCGACAAGCTGGACGGCGAGCTGGAGCGGCGGCCCGTCCTGCCGGACATCATGGCGATCCCCTTCGAGGAGATCGGGGCCAAGGACATGGACGCGGTGGGGGCCAAGAGCACCCGGCTGGGCATCATCGCCGAGACCGGCACGGCCCAGGTCCCCCATGGGTTCGCCGTGACCACGGCGGCCTACCGTTTGTTCATGGAGCGCAACGAGATCCTCGACGTGATCAAGGACAGCGAGGAGGCCTGGAACTCGGGCGAGTTGTCCGCGGCGGAAGCCTCGGGCAGAATCCGTTCGCACATCCTCGCCGGGACCATCCCGTCCCGGTTGCGCAAGGCCCTGAACCGGGAGCTCGACGCCCTGCGGCGCAAGCTCGGGGACGGGGAGATCCGCCTGGCGGTCCGCAGCAGCGCCTGGGGCGAGGACGGCAACCTGTCCTTTGCCGGTCAGTACGATAGCTTCCTCCACGTCACCCCCGAGGACCTGCACGACGCCTACAGGAAGGTGCTCGCCAGCACCTATTCTCCCTCTGCCATGGAGTACCGGCGTGAGTACGACTTCAAGCCGGACGAGGTCTTCATGGCGGTTTCGGTGCAGCAGATGGTCGAGGCCAGGACCAGCGGCGTGGCCTACAGCCTCTCTCCCGTCGATCCCGGCCGCAACAGCACCGACATCGCGGGAACCTGGGGGCTCGGCGCTCCCGTGGTCTCCGGCGAGGTCGAAGTGGACCGGTTCGTGGTTTCCAGGGACGCCGGGCACGCCATCCTGTCCAATTCCGTCGCGGACAAGGCCCTGGCCATGCAGGGCAAGCCGGGCGGTTCCGTGACCATGGAGCCCGTGCCCGAGGATCTGCGCAAGGTCCCCTGCCTGTCGCCGGAGGAAGTGCGCCTGCTGGCGGACACGGCGGTTCGCCTTGAGCGGTATTTCAGGAAGCCCCAGGACATCGAATTCGCCTTTGATTCGGAGGGGAGCCTGACCGTGCTCCAGACGCGCCCCCTGCGCATCGGGAGAAAGGAAGACGGCGAGACCCCGGACCTGAGCCAGAGCCTGAAGCGCTACCCGGTGCTGCTCAGCGGCGAGGGCGAGGTGGCCCAGCAGGGCGTCGGCTCCGGGCCCGTGTTCGTGGCCTGGGAGGGGCGCGACCTGGAGACGTTCCCTGACGGGGCCGTGCTTGTGGCCCATCTCTCGTCGCCCCAGTACGCCGCGATCCTGCACCGCGCCTCGGGCGTGATCACCGACATCGGCTCCCCCCTGGGGCACATGGCCACCATCGCGCGGGAATACCGCGTCCCGACCCTGCTCAACGCGAGCCGGGCCACCATGGTCCTGGAAGAGGGCGACGTGGTCACCGTGGATGCGGAGCAGAAGACCGTGTACCGGGGCGAGGTCAGGGAGCTGCGGCTCCACGACTACATGCGCGAGCGCATGGAGGAGACCTACGAATATCGCCTGCTGCGGCGGATGCTCAAGCTCATCGAGCCGCTGAACCTTTTCGATCCCGAGGCGAGCAATTTCACCCCGCAGGGATGCCGGACCCTGCACGACATCGCCCGGTTCATCCACGAAAAGTCCGTGGACATCCTGGCGAACATCCCCAACGCCTCCGCGTCCGGGGAGGCGTGCCCGGGCGGCAGGCTGGTGCTGCCGGTGCCCCTGGACCTGGTAGTGCTGGACATCGGCGGCGGCCTTGCCCCGGAGTGCACCGGCGGCCTGGACGGCCTGAAGTTGCGCCGGACCATCCAGCCGGATCAGGTCAAGTCCGGGACCCTGCACGCCTTCATCGACGGGGTGACCCTGGAGGGAGTGTGGCAGTCCACGCCCGTGCCCGTTGATTTTTCCAGCTTCATGTCCAGCATGACCCGGACCTTCTCGGCCGAGGCGGCCGGGGCCAAAAACATTGGGCAGAATCTCGCCGTCATCTCGGAGCACTACCTGCACCTGAGCCTCAAGCTTGGATACCACTTCACCATGATCGACTGTTACGAGAGCGAGGACGGCACCCGGAACAGCATCCAGTTCCGCTTTGCCGGTGGCGTCACCGGCGTCACCCGGCGCTCGCGGCGGGCGCGGTTCCTGTCGGAGGTGCTCAAGACCTTCGACTTCTCCGTGACGGTCAAGGAAGACCTGGTCGTGGCCCGCGCAAAGGGCTGGATGGCGCGCGACCTCAAGCGGCTCATGCGTATCTTGGGCATTCTAGTGGCCTATACCAGGCAGTTGGACGTCTCCATGGTCAACGATGCCCGCATTTACGAGCATTGCGAGGAATTCGAACGCATCGTCAATGAGGCGGTGTTAAATTAG
- a CDS encoding TIGR02186 family protein yields MRKFTATCVAFVAILLLSCPAFAGAQTSLTIRPNLVGIGTSFNGAQLAINGQVPEGTSAVIRLLGEPQNRHFKQKGKALGVLWMNLNSIEITNVPDVFLVGTDGTPGINWEHSDLGFLSVKGETDDLIFDEFIKLMEQDGFYEIEDGVVAYQDAENGMRPFAASLSIPSAMHQGVYEVEVLAVRDGKIVGRASQELHTKLTGVPAMLSKFAFDHSLVYGIAAVIIAILAGLIMSMLFKERGGVH; encoded by the coding sequence ATGAGAAAATTCACCGCAACCTGCGTGGCCTTCGTGGCCATCCTGCTGCTGTCCTGCCCGGCCTTTGCCGGCGCGCAGACCTCCCTGACCATCAGGCCCAACCTGGTGGGCATCGGGACCAGCTTCAACGGCGCGCAATTGGCCATCAACGGCCAGGTCCCCGAAGGGACGAGCGCGGTCATCCGGCTGCTGGGCGAGCCCCAGAACCGCCACTTCAAGCAGAAGGGCAAGGCCCTGGGCGTCCTGTGGATGAATCTCAACTCCATCGAGATCACCAACGTTCCCGACGTGTTTCTCGTGGGCACCGACGGCACTCCGGGCATCAACTGGGAGCACTCGGACCTCGGGTTCCTGTCCGTCAAGGGCGAGACAGACGACCTTATCTTCGACGAATTCATCAAGCTCATGGAGCAGGATGGCTTCTACGAGATCGAGGATGGCGTAGTCGCCTACCAGGACGCGGAAAACGGCATGCGGCCCTTCGCCGCCTCGCTGTCCATCCCGTCCGCCATGCACCAGGGCGTGTATGAGGTGGAGGTCCTGGCCGTCAGGGACGGCAAGATCGTGGGCCGGGCCTCGCAGGAGCTGCACACCAAGCTCACCGGCGTGCCCGCCATGCTGTCCAAGTTCGCTTTCGATCATTCCCTGGTGTACGGTATAGCCGCCGTCATCATCGCCATCCTGGCGGGTCTGATCATGAGCATGCTCTTCAAGGAACGCGGAGGCGTTCACTAA
- a CDS encoding sulfite exporter TauE/SafE family protein: MFHMYLPIAGNSVNVFLVFALGGFVGLLSGIFGVGGGFLMTPLLIMFGIPPTVAAASDSNQIVGASTSGCLAHYRLGNVDFKMGFLLLIGGVLGGFGGVQVIKVLRAMGNADFLINITYVLMLGGVGSYMFIESLQSMRKKAPEADTQAPPKKKSRYTSMLESLPFQMEFTKSGVRLSVLMPLVLGVLVGVLAAIMGVGGGFIMVPIMVYLLRMPMHVVVGTSLFQILFTCINVTILQSYTNHTVDFVLAVLLLLGSTLGAQFGTRISRKLKGEQLKILLATLVLAVMVKMLLNLLLTPDVLLAYAGGH, from the coding sequence ATGTTTCATATGTATCTTCCCATCGCCGGGAACAGCGTGAACGTGTTCCTCGTGTTCGCCTTGGGAGGGTTTGTCGGCCTGCTTTCCGGCATTTTCGGTGTCGGTGGAGGATTTCTGATGACCCCGCTGCTGATCATGTTCGGCATACCGCCGACCGTGGCCGCCGCTTCCGACTCGAACCAGATCGTCGGGGCGTCCACCTCGGGCTGCCTGGCCCACTACAGGCTGGGTAACGTGGACTTCAAGATGGGCTTCCTGCTCCTCATCGGCGGCGTGCTCGGCGGCTTTGGCGGCGTCCAGGTGATCAAGGTCCTCAGGGCCATGGGCAACGCCGACTTCCTGATCAACATCACCTACGTGCTGATGCTCGGCGGCGTGGGTTCCTACATGTTCATCGAGAGCCTGCAGAGCATGCGCAAGAAGGCCCCGGAGGCCGACACCCAGGCTCCCCCCAAGAAGAAATCCCGCTACACCAGCATGCTGGAGAGCCTCCCCTTCCAGATGGAGTTCACCAAGTCCGGCGTACGCCTGTCCGTGCTCATGCCCCTGGTGCTGGGCGTCCTGGTGGGCGTCCTGGCGGCCATCATGGGCGTCGGCGGCGGCTTCATCATGGTCCCGATCATGGTCTACCTGCTGCGCATGCCCATGCACGTGGTCGTCGGCACCAGCCTCTTCCAGATCCTGTTCACCTGCATCAACGTGACCATCCTGCAGTCGTACACCAACCACACCGTGGACTTCGTGCTGGCCGTCCTGCTGCTGCTCGGCTCCACCCTCGGAGCCCAGTTCGGCACCCGGATCAGCCGCAAGCTCAAGGGCGAGCAACTCAAGATCCTGCTGGCCACCCTGGTGCTCGCCGTCATGGTCAAGATGCTGCTCAACCTGCTGCTCACGCCCGACGTGCTGCTCGCTTACGCCGGAGGTCACTAG
- a CDS encoding universal stress protein, whose translation MKNVLIVVEKSESSLWLAYYAMGLTHRIDARVSILMVVDEEYSDLCGDSGQWIGSPEKRLESVLAEDHSDSAHINYYVTRGRMEEEVPKFIRENAISKMFIGHPEGRRPDAYAKLMKVIDAVNTTTHCEVEVVQKVSAHSKRK comes from the coding sequence ATGAAGAACGTATTGATTGTCGTGGAAAAATCCGAGTCCAGCCTGTGGCTGGCCTACTACGCCATGGGCCTGACCCACCGCATCGACGCGCGGGTCTCCATTCTGATGGTCGTCGACGAGGAGTACTCCGACCTGTGCGGGGACTCCGGCCAGTGGATCGGCTCACCGGAAAAGCGGCTCGAATCCGTCCTTGCCGAGGATCACTCCGATTCGGCGCACATCAATTACTACGTCACGCGAGGCAGGATGGAGGAGGAAGTCCCTAAATTCATACGGGAAAACGCCATCTCCAAGATGTTCATCGGCCACCCGGAGGGCCGTCGACCCGACGCCTACGCCAAATTGATGAAGGTCATCGACGCGGTGAACACCACCACCCACTGCGAGGTGGAGGTGGTCCAGAAGGTTTCCGCTCACAGCAAAAGGAAATGA
- a CDS encoding sigma-54-dependent transcriptional regulator has translation MQTNRAAVIDDEVQARRLVARAVEKLGFEVETFSSGHNFLARMAEDPFQLVFIDLKLPDMDGLDILEAVKTGFDNVEAVIITGNASIPSAVEATAKGASNYVVKPFRLQEIKTIVREAQEKIALRSENRRLREALEKAPRKDFLGSSPAMLEVFAMIRKVAGVNCNVLLQADTGTGKERAAKAIHDLSPRKDKTFVSFNCGGFTEELISSELFGHEKGAFTGATATKIGLLESANGGTVFLDEIGEMPLNMQVKLLHVIQERRIMRVGGTQPIDLDIRIIAATNRDLEEAMLAGEFREDLFYRLNVVRIYLPPLAERKEDIPLLANHFLEIFNTRFGKGVRSISPEAMDILVQYNYPGNVRELENIVQRAVALTDGETVGIRELPQDLLNLSFSSLGTPGLLPLEEVERRHIQRVLEATGYNKGLSSSILGIPRTTLWRRIKKFGLKADED, from the coding sequence ATGCAAACCAATCGCGCGGCGGTCATAGACGACGAGGTCCAGGCCAGGCGGCTTGTGGCCCGGGCAGTGGAAAAACTCGGCTTCGAGGTGGAGACCTTCTCGTCGGGGCACAATTTCCTGGCGCGCATGGCCGAGGACCCGTTCCAGCTCGTCTTCATCGATCTCAAGCTGCCCGACATGGACGGCCTGGACATCCTGGAGGCGGTCAAGACCGGGTTCGACAATGTCGAGGCCGTGATCATCACCGGAAACGCCAGCATTCCCTCGGCTGTGGAGGCCACGGCCAAGGGGGCATCCAACTACGTGGTCAAGCCCTTCCGTCTGCAGGAGATCAAGACCATTGTCCGCGAGGCCCAGGAGAAGATCGCGCTGCGCTCGGAAAACCGCCGCCTGCGGGAGGCCCTGGAAAAGGCCCCGCGCAAGGATTTCCTGGGTTCCAGCCCGGCCATGCTCGAGGTCTTCGCCATGATCCGCAAGGTGGCCGGGGTCAACTGCAACGTGCTGCTCCAGGCCGATACCGGCACCGGAAAGGAGCGGGCGGCCAAGGCCATCCACGATCTCAGCCCCCGCAAGGACAAGACCTTCGTGTCGTTCAACTGCGGCGGGTTCACCGAGGAGCTCATCTCCAGCGAGCTCTTCGGGCACGAGAAGGGTGCCTTTACCGGGGCCACGGCCACCAAGATCGGCCTGCTGGAATCCGCCAACGGCGGCACGGTCTTCCTGGACGAGATCGGCGAGATGCCGCTGAACATGCAGGTCAAGCTGCTGCACGTGATCCAGGAGCGGCGCATCATGCGCGTGGGCGGCACCCAGCCCATCGACCTGGACATCCGCATCATCGCCGCCACCAACCGGGACCTGGAGGAGGCCATGCTTGCTGGCGAGTTCCGCGAGGACCTGTTCTACCGCCTGAACGTGGTCAGAATTTACCTGCCGCCCCTGGCCGAGCGAAAGGAAGACATCCCGCTGCTGGCCAACCACTTCCTGGAGATCTTCAACACCCGCTTCGGCAAGGGCGTCCGCTCCATCTCGCCCGAGGCCATGGACATCCTGGTCCAGTACAACTACCCGGGTAACGTGCGCGAGCTGGAGAACATCGTGCAGCGCGCCGTGGCCCTGACCGACGGGGAAACCGTGGGTATCCGCGAGCTTCCCCAGGACCTGCTCAACCTCTCCTTCAGCAGCCTCGGCACCCCTGGTCTGCTCCCCCTGGAAGAGGTGGAGCGGCGGCACATCCAGCGCGTCCTGGAGGCCACCGGCTACAACAAGGGGCTGAGCAGCAGCATCCTGGGCATCCCCCGGACCACCCTGTGGCGCAGGATCAAGAAATTCGGACTGAAGGCGGACGAGGACTAG